ACATTTTTTCATGAATAAACCATATAGTAGCCCCTATGGTCCATACTTGGCAGTCTGTAGAAGTGTAGATCAGCAACTCTTTCCTCAGACGTATATCATTTCCAGGTAAGAACTACATTATAAGTTTTTATCATTTGAACACTGTGCCTCCATGGTGTAGAGGTTAATGTTTTACCAGGAAATCTGCATACCTTAACTCATTCAAGCTAAGGCACTGGGAGTCAACTTACAGCCCACACCCACCAAGCGTTCTATTTTCTACTTCACTAGTAGGTAAATAGTAAGTTGTAGCATGCTAAGTATACCTACTTGTATGTAAACACATGGTTGAGGTAGTCGAAAACAAAGCATTTATATAAGCCATTGTATTTTATTCCTTCATCAGATGCACCTACCTTTTCTCTAGATTAAATAAATCTGGCTACCATCATTATAATGTCAGAAGTAATCTTGCCAATTAATAGGACATGCTTTCTCTTTATGAGATGTACCTATAATGCTAACTTACCCAGAGAGATAATCAAGTCATTGGAATCCTCTAAGCCTAAACTCAATTCTGTAACTGCTGTCTGGTGTGATGCTATTCCTATAGATACAAAAGCTGTGTGTATAATAGGTATCAAAAGCATCTTATCTCTAAAAAGTTTATTTTCACTTACGATTTATAACAGTTTCATCTTACTGTTGAATAACTGAAGGATGAAGACCagtgtggtggtgattggtgaatGTATTAAGTTTACCAACatgaataatgttaataatatcaCATGGAAGTCTGCTACTACTAAAGTATATTTTCATTCCAAACCTGGGTATGATATTACTAGATTAACATTTAGCAAAGACAAAAGGTTTTGTCATtttaataaataaagaaaaaaaaggtcaacTGAAAATATCAGACTGCTTCATCCTCTTGCAGACTGAAAtggttttgtatttttatttttattttatatttgtttcacCAACAAAGTTAGGAAAGCCCCCCTCAGACCCTAACATGTCAGACGAGCCAAGCAAACATGGGGTGATATTAATTGAAGACTGTCATAACTTGCTACTCCATTAGCTGCAATGCCTAAGACATACAAGTTCCCCGCATTTGTGCATCATTGTTGAGCGTAGTAATGAAGGAATAGAAACCAAAAGTGATCCCTCTCATGATTCCTTACATCTTTAGCTGCCAAGTATGTATTTGTAATCCCCATCATTGCCATTGTGAGATATTATGAAGCTGCAATATATGTTTATTCTCTACTCCATGAATTTCAACACTACCTAATCATGAATCTTTCATCAGTAAAAAATTAATTATCTAGAGTAGTCTTTTAGATAATCACAGACGGGTCTTTGTAGATGCTGTAGACTCTCCTCTACTAATCCCACCTTGGATGATACTCACCTGATATGCATCCTTTCTAAGCAACCTTTGATTGCTGATATAGTACAAAGGAGAGTTGTGGAGTATGAAATTATTAACAATGGGCAAAACAAAACATTGGAATtgaattttcactttttttattcatatGATTAGATACACACCACTTAAAATAGAGAATAATAACCATGATGGGTGTGAAGAATGCCACATAATCAAGGTAGCAGAATTGTTACcacctatttaaaaaaaaaaaaaaaatcaccaaaaggagttttcctttttcattgACAGTTTCATGATTACACACAGATGACCCAGCAGGTGCACATTGCCCACATCTGAATCATAATTACCAAGACAAAGCAGGTAACAATTCAAACAGTATTTCTAAGTTGAGGGTATAATATTTTTCATCACCTTTATTTATTTTGGGGATGGTTTAGAAGGTGGAAACATTCATCTCATTGGCCTGTTATTGGGATATAATACTGTAAACATAATacattacattttcttttccttgtacaGATTGTTTCATTATCTAAACTAGCATCTACAGCTTTTTCTTACAAATAACATTGACATTATTATAACCATCTAATACTCTACTTTTCTTCCAGATATTGATTTGATTCTTCTGTTTTAATATCAGGGTTGGAAGGGTTAGGGGAACTACATTCCGTAATACTTGGGAGCATATCTTGAGTATATGGGGGTAGGGTGGTAGGGCCCTGTGCTGTAGTGACTGTTCTGAGGGTAGTGGGGTCTGTTGTAAGATGGAGAGTTGCCTTCATATTGGGGTCTTTCATAATCATtgaaaagagaacgagagcgGCCGTAAGAATAGCTGGACATGAAAGGAAGATCCGTTGTGTAATCCTCATAGTACCTCTGTGGTCCACGAGGGTACATTTCTGGCATGGTGTCCTCTCGGAAAATACCAGATGGCATATTATTGGGGTTGTAGGACGAGAGACGCTCCAGTCTGTTTGGGTAGTAATTCTCCTCTACCATGTAGTCATCATCTTGGAATGAATCAAAAGGTGAAGAAtaaggcagtggtggtgatgtgtgtgaaTATTCCTGTGGATGGCCATTGTATTGTATAAAGGGGTTAATAGGTTGTGGATAATACTGTGGACTTTGCCTTTGAATGTTATTTACATGCATTGTGTTGTAATAATCAGGGTTCAGACCTTGTATTAGATCTCTGAAAGAAAGCCTGGGTGTTGTGAACATAGTCGGATAATTTCTTGCTGGAAAGAGAGAAtcaagacccctaaatctctgtTGGCCTGATGTGCTGAGTGAAGCTAGGAATTGAGGGGGCATTTCATCATCAGGGATTTCATTCATGAAAGAGAACGGGTCCCCTGTGACAGCTCTTTGATGAGGGCGATtggagaggggagatgaaaaTTTCAGATCATTCATACTCCCAAAGAATCCTGGAAACTTCTTCCTTGGGACTTCATCAACAACAGAATAATAGACCTTTGTAATAGGTCGATCTGAACTCCTAAATGTTGGCCAGTAAGGTGGTTGGTGATGATCCTCTGGATACCAGACCATTGGTGTTGGCTGCTTCTGAGTATTGTAGGAGCCATCTTCCAGGGGTGTAGCAGGGAAATTGTCAAAGTTTTCCCTTGGATCATTTATCATTATGATTTCCATGTTATCATCATCAGGATCCTCTGTGAGATAATCTCGTTCCATAGGTAAAGAATCATCAACCATAGTGTCTGCTTCAGGTGTAAAACCAATCATTAAGGATTTTTCATTTCTCCTGGGCTCAGCTGGCTCTACTGCTGTAGTATCTTTCTCCAGGATATctagaagggaaggatatgacaCATCACTTTCCACATCAACAATGTGTATTGGCTGGGTCTCTAAGATAGTAACTGCTTCATCTCCTTCGggcatctctctccttcctgccatGTCATCCTCAGTGAACCATTGGTCACTATATCTGCCATCTTCAAATGGGTTATTTTCTGATAAGACTTCACCAAGTGATGGCTGATCTTGTTCCAATTCAACCAGATCAGTGTTCACAAAGGAGTCCACTAGAGTAAGACCATCATCCACAGGGAAGATTTCTTTGTCAGGAGAGACATATTGCTCATCTTCTTCAGGGTTGGTGTCAGAGGAATACTCTTGTGGGTCTCTGCTGTATATTGAATCATCATATGGAATGAAAAAGTCCACAAGAGACACATCATCTGTGTCGTCTCTCCCCCTGGAGTCCACTGTATCTCGTGGTACTGCTTCTACCATCACCACATCCCCCTCATTTCCTAAGAAAGAGTCATCCACAAAATGGGTGGCATCATCAACTTCAGAAGTAGGAGGTTCTTCCCATTTACCACCATCTGACTCTTGTGGCTCAAACAATGCCTCAGGCTTGTTTGGGGGTTGATCTTCAATTGCTTGTTCATCATCGTAGTAGCCTGAGTCATAATGCGACTCATTATAGTCAGTTGGCTCCTCATCAAAAAAGTCAGGAACAAGCCAGCTGAGGAGGTCTGATGGCACATCAGCATGATCTGAATAGTAAGAATCATCAGCTGGAACACTTTCTGGTTCCAACTGCGTATCTTCCTCATTATTGGGCTGATATGTCTCTGCTGGGAATTCAGAATCATATTCAGGATTAGGTCCATCCTCCATTCCATGTGGCAGTTGTTCATAATCTAATTCTGTTTGTGGGTCATAGGGGAGCTGCTCCTCTGGACTAAGTGGTACTTCAGAATCGTGTGAAAGTGAATCTATCAGTGGCTGTAGCTGCACTGATAATGGCTGCATTTGGGACTCAGGTCCAGAGGGGACTGATTGGTCAAATGGAGCATTTTCATTCAATAGTCCATATGTGAATGTACCTTCCATATCCTGAGAGGGTGTTTCTTCCTCCACGTGCAGTACCACATAATCATCATCGGGCTCAATGGGAAGCCCTTCCATCTCATGACCAAAGTATGTTGCCTCCTCTCCATCTAGGTCCCCAGGCCCAATAGGAAGGTCCTCTTCTGTGTCTACCTGTATGGGTTGAGGCTCAGGTTGGACATCTGTTGTATCAAGCATTGATTCTTCACCAGGTGATTCATCTTCTGTTCCATCAGGAAGGGGTGAATCCTGTCCTGGTTCCTCCTCATGAACCTGTGGCTGCAGCTGTGTCTGCTCCTGTGGAGGGTTTTGTGGCTCTGCCTGCTTCAGCTCCTCTGGAGAGTCTTGTGGCTGTGTTTGTTTCTGCTCATCAAGAATATCTTGTTCTGGTGCCAGTTTCTGCTCCATAGGAGGGTCTTCTGGAGGTGTCTGATCCTGTACAGGGTCTTGTAGCTCTGTTTGTTGCTGAGGTTGCTCCTCTACCACTTCTTCATGCAGTGCCTGCCCACCACGGGACTCAGGGACTTTGTCAAAGTTTTCCGCAAAGAGGTCATTATCTTCAGGATCAACTCCGAGTAGAATCTGGAGTAAATCATCTTGTTGAGTTTGGGCTGCCGACTCCTGCACAGGGAGGGCAGCCACTGCTGCCAGTCCAGCCACCAAAAGTATAACCTGATGAAGAGAGGATATTTTGCTTAGTTTTCTTCTAGGCTGCCTAAGGTATCAAGCATGAAATATTTCATaacagagaataaaaagaaaattgaaaatatTGAAAAACTTGCAATTCATAATGCATGAACAATCTAGATTTCAGTTTAACCTTCATAAGCTCAGCTAATTACTTGTAGTACTTATAAgtgatacacaaacacacacacagccacaagACCAACCAAAACTTTTGCAGCTATGTAAAATGCTAAAGTTAGGTCAAACAAGATACAGAGTAATGCTGACAAAGGTATGAGAAATTTTAAGGAGgaagaaatttgaatgaaatgtaCTAAATTATACAAGCATCACCACATAGATTGGGAAACTTTTACtttgataaaataaaaataggagaagaaatgaaaaacagatTAGCAGAAAGCAACCAGGCTGTCTGGAATATCAAATCGGGTGTTCAGAGAATGTGCAGAAAAATACATGAACCAATGCAAATATTTCTGAAGTCAATAAATCAAGGCAATTGTCATGGCCACAGATGTGTATAAGAACTCGGAAGGCTCAATGTCAGTGTGTCTGCCCAATGTTTCTAAGAGACTGGTCTTGGGCAGCTTGTTGAGAAAAAGGTTTTC
This is a stretch of genomic DNA from Eriocheir sinensis breed Jianghai 21 chromosome 10, ASM2467909v1, whole genome shotgun sequence. It encodes these proteins:
- the LOC126996387 gene encoding cell surface glycoprotein 1-like, whose amino-acid sequence is MRREVILLVAGLAAVAALPVQESAAQTQQDDLLQILLGVDPEDNDLFAENFDKVPESRGGQALHEEVVEEQPQQQTELQDPVQDQTPPEDPPMEQKLAPEQDILDEQKQTQPQDSPEELKQAEPQNPPQEQTQLQPQVHEEEPGQDSPLPDGTEDESPGEESMLDTTDVQPEPQPIQVDTEEDLPIGPGDLDGEEATYFGHEMEGLPIEPDDDYVVLHVEEETPSQDMEGTFTYGLLNENAPFDQSVPSGPESQMQPLSVQLQPLIDSLSHDSEVPLSPEEQLPYDPQTELDYEQLPHGMEDGPNPEYDSEFPAETYQPNNEEDTQLEPESVPADDSYYSDHADVPSDLLSWLVPDFFDEEPTDYNESHYDSGYYDDEQAIEDQPPNKPEALFEPQESDGGKWEEPPTSEVDDATHFVDDSFLGNEGDVVMVEAVPRDTVDSRGRDDTDDVSLVDFFIPYDDSIYSRDPQEYSSDTNPEEDEQYVSPDKEIFPVDDGLTLVDSFVNTDLVELEQDQPSLGEVLSENNPFEDGRYSDQWFTEDDMAGRREMPEGDEAVTILETQPIHIVDVESDVSYPSLLDILEKDTTAVEPAEPRRNEKSLMIGFTPEADTMVDDSLPMERDYLTEDPDDDNMEIIMINDPRENFDNFPATPLEDGSYNTQKQPTPMVWYPEDHHQPPYWPTFRSSDRPITKVYYSVVDEVPRKKFPGFFGSMNDLKFSSPLSNRPHQRAVTGDPFSFMNEIPDDEMPPQFLASLSTSGQQRFRGLDSLFPARNYPTMFTTPRLSFRDLIQGLNPDYYNTMHVNNIQRQSPQYYPQPINPFIQYNGHPQEYSHTSPPLPYSSPFDSFQDDDYMVEENYYPNRLERLSSYNPNNMPSGIFREDTMPEMYPRGPQRYYEDYTTDLPFMSSYSYGRSRSLFNDYERPQYEGNSPSYNRPHYPQNSHYSTGPYHPTPIYSRYAPKYYGM